A section of the Streptomyces sp. SCL15-4 genome encodes:
- a CDS encoding GNAT family N-acetyltransferase yields the protein MADTPTDPAAAPVPQDPPVPQDPSASTAPPGPPAGELTLRPLGFEHLAAVLDLGHRVYDTDAMPYTGWSLSAVAGHLDAPDPACFVLLDGDRVAGFVLGSLSFEQRADWGYLEWIAVDPGYQGRGAASRLVRECCARLAEAGAVCVVTDVERRNTASAELMRRNDFVEEASVSLFVRPLTDAPAPGTGRARGTAGPRRHLTRAAAERVR from the coding sequence ATGGCCGACACGCCCACCGACCCCGCCGCCGCGCCGGTCCCGCAGGATCCGCCCGTCCCGCAGGACCCCTCCGCGTCGACGGCGCCGCCCGGCCCTCCCGCCGGCGAGCTGACGCTGCGCCCGCTCGGCTTCGAGCACCTCGCCGCCGTACTCGACCTCGGCCACCGGGTCTACGACACCGACGCGATGCCCTACACCGGCTGGTCGCTGTCGGCCGTCGCCGGCCACCTGGACGCACCGGACCCGGCCTGCTTCGTGCTGCTCGACGGGGACCGGGTCGCCGGGTTCGTGCTCGGTTCGCTGTCCTTCGAGCAGCGCGCCGACTGGGGGTACCTGGAGTGGATCGCCGTCGACCCCGGCTACCAGGGGCGCGGGGCGGCCTCCCGGCTGGTGCGGGAGTGCTGCGCGCGGCTGGCGGAGGCCGGCGCGGTGTGCGTGGTCACGGACGTGGAGCGGCGCAACACCGCCTCCGCCGAGCTGATGCGCCGCAACGACTTCGTGGAGGAGGCCAGCGTCAGCCTGTTCGTCCGGCCGCTCACCGACGCGCCCGCGCCGGGCACGGGCCGGGCCCGGGGCACCGCGGGGCCGCGCCGCCACCTCACCCGCGCGGCGGCCGAACGGGTCCGCTGA
- a CDS encoding APC family permease, producing MTQTAMTPDPPDTAPGDGVRSKGLGGDSIGLLGSAVIGLSTVAPVYCLTSTLGSTAGEVGLHMPAVFLAGFLPMLLVAFAYRELNKAVPDCGTSFTWTVKAFGPHVGWMCGWGLVIATVIVLSNLAGVATTYFWLLAGEITGSDAVSGLDGDKAVHILTCLALIAAATAISYRGMTTTKGVQYALVGLQLVVLVLFVALALDKARTGAFPGHTGFSWSWLNPFAVDSFASFSAGLSLSIFMYWGWDTCLTANEETVGSEKTPGRAALIAMVVLVGSYLVTGVAAQMAVGSGTHGLGLANPDTSDNVFAALAGPVMGHLCGILLFAAVLASAAASLQTTFIPVARTVLAMSTYQALPASYARVHERFRTPGRATVTAGIATGVFYAVMSLLSEHVLVDTIYALGLMICFYYALTAFACAWFFRRDLTRSARDALFKGVFPVLGGLLLTAVFGKTLYDMWDPAYGSGSAVLGIGSVFVIGVGLLLLGAVIMLVMRRRHPAFFRGEILTAGTPALVVEE from the coding sequence ATGACACAGACGGCAATGACGCCGGACCCCCCTGACACGGCACCTGGCGACGGAGTACGGAGCAAGGGCCTCGGCGGCGATTCCATCGGCCTGCTGGGCAGCGCGGTCATCGGTCTGTCCACCGTGGCCCCGGTCTACTGCCTCACCTCCACGCTCGGCTCCACCGCGGGCGAGGTCGGCCTGCACATGCCGGCCGTCTTCCTCGCCGGCTTCCTCCCGATGCTGCTGGTCGCCTTCGCCTACCGTGAACTGAACAAGGCCGTGCCCGACTGCGGCACCTCCTTCACCTGGACGGTCAAGGCGTTCGGCCCGCACGTCGGCTGGATGTGCGGCTGGGGCCTGGTCATCGCCACCGTGATCGTGCTGTCCAACCTCGCCGGCGTCGCCACCACCTACTTCTGGCTGCTCGCCGGAGAGATCACCGGCAGCGACGCCGTCTCCGGCCTCGACGGCGACAAGGCCGTGCACATCCTCACCTGCCTGGCCCTGATCGCCGCCGCCACCGCGATCAGCTACCGGGGCATGACCACGACGAAGGGCGTGCAGTACGCGCTGGTGGGTCTCCAGCTCGTGGTGCTCGTCCTCTTCGTCGCCCTGGCCCTGGACAAGGCCCGCACCGGCGCCTTCCCCGGACACACCGGCTTCTCCTGGTCCTGGCTCAACCCCTTCGCGGTGGACTCCTTCGCCTCCTTCAGCGCCGGACTGTCCCTGTCGATCTTCATGTACTGGGGCTGGGACACCTGTCTGACCGCCAACGAGGAGACGGTCGGCAGCGAGAAGACCCCGGGCCGGGCCGCCCTGATCGCCATGGTCGTCCTGGTCGGCTCCTACCTCGTCACCGGTGTCGCCGCCCAGATGGCCGTCGGCTCCGGCACCCACGGCCTGGGCCTGGCCAACCCGGACACCTCCGACAACGTCTTCGCCGCCCTGGCCGGCCCGGTCATGGGCCACCTCTGCGGCATCCTGCTCTTCGCCGCCGTCCTCGCCTCGGCCGCCGCCAGCCTCCAGACCACCTTCATCCCGGTCGCCCGCACGGTGCTCGCCATGTCGACGTACCAGGCCCTGCCCGCCTCCTACGCCCGCGTCCACGAACGGTTCCGCACCCCCGGCCGGGCCACCGTCACCGCCGGCATCGCCACCGGCGTCTTCTACGCGGTGATGTCGCTGCTCAGCGAGCACGTCCTGGTCGACACCATCTACGCCCTCGGCCTGATGATCTGCTTCTACTACGCGCTGACCGCGTTCGCCTGCGCCTGGTTCTTCCGCCGCGACCTCACCCGCTCCGCCCGCGACGCCCTCTTCAAGGGCGTCTTCCCGGTGCTCGGCGGACTGCTGCTCACCGCCGTGTTCGGCAAGACGCTGTACGACATGTGGGACCCGGCCTACGGCAGCGGCTCCGCCGTCCTCGGCATCGGCTCCGTCTTCGTCATCGGGGTCGGCCTGCTGCTCCTCGGCGCGGTGATCATGCTGGTGATGCGACGCCGCCATCCGGCCTTCTTCCGCGGGGAGATCCTCACCGCCGGCACGCCGGCGCTCGTCGTGGAGGAGTGA
- a CDS encoding beta-ketoacyl-[acyl-carrier-protein] synthase family protein, whose amino-acid sequence MQQVKAGPSRAPVAVTGLGLITPAGIGRDAAWAGLCAGQSTAAPDPALAGLPVAFSCQVPGLDAAGALGHRLARRLDRFTTFALLAAREAVADAGLAPAGWDGARVGVVMGVGTGSMQSWQAEFDRLADAAPERVSPLALPRSVPNMAAAEIALDLGALGPNMVVSTACASGTSALGLARDWLLSGRCDLVLAGGSESARLRMTAACFAQMRALSRRADSPDAASRPFDRDRDGFVLGEGAAVLVLERTEDARARGARPEALLAGFGASCDAHHFAAPRPDGDGAARALGAALADAGLAPEDIDHVNAHGTATPQGDAAEHNALHRVFRRRPPPVTAVKGTIGHAIGGAGAIEAACTVLTLRHQLIPPTANLDTLDPAMDLDIVTKVPRPHRTRAAVSNSFGFGGQNAVLAFTAVD is encoded by the coding sequence ATGCAGCAGGTGAAAGCAGGTCCGTCCCGGGCCCCCGTCGCCGTCACCGGACTCGGTCTGATCACTCCGGCGGGCATCGGCCGGGACGCGGCCTGGGCGGGACTGTGCGCGGGGCAGTCCACCGCCGCCCCCGACCCCGCCCTGGCCGGACTGCCCGTGGCCTTCTCCTGCCAGGTGCCCGGCCTGGACGCGGCCGGTGCGCTCGGGCACCGGCTGGCCCGCCGGCTCGACCGGTTCACCACCTTCGCGCTGCTCGCCGCCCGCGAGGCCGTCGCCGACGCGGGCCTCGCACCGGCCGGCTGGGACGGCGCCCGCGTCGGCGTGGTGATGGGTGTCGGCACCGGGTCCATGCAGAGCTGGCAGGCCGAGTTCGACCGGCTCGCCGACGCCGCCCCCGAGCGCGTCTCCCCGCTCGCGCTGCCCCGCAGCGTGCCCAACATGGCCGCCGCCGAGATCGCCCTCGACCTCGGCGCGCTCGGCCCCAACATGGTCGTCAGCACCGCCTGCGCCTCCGGCACCAGCGCGCTCGGCCTGGCCCGGGACTGGCTGCTGTCCGGCCGCTGCGATCTGGTCCTGGCCGGCGGCAGCGAGTCGGCCCGGCTGCGGATGACCGCCGCCTGCTTCGCCCAGATGCGCGCCCTGTCCCGCCGCGCGGACAGCCCCGACGCCGCCTCCCGCCCCTTCGACCGGGACCGCGACGGCTTCGTCCTCGGCGAGGGCGCCGCCGTCCTCGTCCTGGAACGCACCGAGGACGCCCGCGCCCGGGGCGCACGGCCCGAGGCGCTGCTCGCCGGGTTCGGCGCCTCCTGCGACGCCCACCACTTCGCCGCCCCGCGCCCCGACGGCGACGGCGCCGCCCGTGCCCTCGGCGCCGCCCTCGCCGATGCCGGCCTGGCCCCCGAGGACATCGACCACGTCAACGCGCACGGCACCGCCACCCCTCAAGGGGATGCCGCCGAACACAACGCGCTGCACCGCGTCTTCCGCCGCCGTCCCCCGCCGGTCACCGCGGTCAAGGGCACCATCGGGCACGCCATCGGCGGCGCCGGGGCCATCGAGGCGGCCTGCACCGTGCTCACCCTGCGCCACCAGCTGATCCCGCCCACCGCCAACCTGGACACCCTCGATCCGGCGATGGACCTGGACATCGTCACCAAGGTGCCCCGCCCGCACCGGACCCGGGCGGCGGTCAGCAACTCCTTCGGCTTCGGCGGCCAGAACGCCGTCCTCGCCTTCACCGCCGTCGACTAG
- a CDS encoding SAM-dependent methyltransferase produces MPENGWPADRIDTENAHSARIYDYILGGKDYYPADKEAGEAMVREWPALPVHMRANRDFMNRVVRRLAEEAGIRQFLDIGTGIPTSPNLHEIAQAVAPESRVVYVDNDPIVLTLSQGLLTSAPEGRTGYLEADFRDPAAILSAPELRETLDLSRPVALTVIAIVHFMLDADDAVGVVRRLLEPLPSGSHLAMSIGTADFAPEQVGRVAGEYAARDMPMRLRTLAEAHEFFDGLDLVGPGIVQVHKWHPDGSGEQGIRDEDIAMYGAVARKP; encoded by the coding sequence TTGCCCGAGAACGGATGGCCGGCCGACCGGATCGACACCGAGAACGCCCACTCCGCCCGCATCTACGACTACATACTCGGCGGCAAGGACTACTACCCCGCCGACAAGGAGGCGGGCGAGGCGATGGTGCGGGAGTGGCCCGCGCTGCCGGTGCACATGCGCGCCAACCGCGACTTCATGAACCGTGTGGTGCGCAGGCTCGCCGAGGAGGCGGGCATACGGCAGTTCCTGGACATCGGCACCGGCATCCCGACCTCTCCCAACCTGCACGAGATCGCCCAGGCCGTGGCTCCCGAGTCGCGGGTCGTCTACGTCGACAACGACCCGATCGTGCTCACCCTCTCCCAGGGCCTGCTGACCAGCGCGCCCGAGGGCCGGACCGGGTACCTGGAGGCCGACTTCCGTGATCCGGCGGCCATCCTGAGCGCGCCCGAGCTGCGCGAGACGCTGGATCTGAGCAGGCCCGTCGCCCTCACCGTCATCGCGATCGTGCACTTCATGCTGGACGCGGACGACGCGGTCGGCGTGGTGCGCCGGCTGCTGGAGCCGCTGCCCTCCGGCAGCCACCTCGCGATGTCCATCGGCACCGCCGACTTCGCCCCCGAGCAGGTGGGCCGGGTCGCCGGCGAGTACGCGGCCCGCGACATGCCGATGCGGCTGCGCACCCTGGCCGAGGCCCACGAGTTCTTCGACGGCCTCGACCTGGTCGGACCCGGCATCGTCCAGGTCCACAAGTGGCATCCCGACGGCAGCGGCGAGCAGGGCATCCGGGACGAGGACATCGCGATGTACGGCGCGGTGGCCCGCAAGCCCTGA
- a CDS encoding glycerophosphodiester phosphodiesterase family protein produces MSVRPLPARRLLAPLLAGLALLPALLSPGAAHAAPDAHAPVRFDLQAHRGGLGMTTEESLEGFGKALRLGVSTLELDTQVTRDLKVVVNHDRQISGVKCRDTGPVTPGDPVYPYVGKYIKDLTLAQIRTLDCGYRQLPGFPEQEVVVGFRMVELRDVLNLVERYRARSVKLNIETKVEAGAPEQTAPREVFVRRVYEEIHRSGVERQVTIQSFDWGALKVMHRLAPAWPLVALTNHDFLQVGRPGASPWLGGIDADDYGGDFVRAAATLPGVTTLSPNYGFPQSGKVGDAGFRFYSDAAMVAEAHARGLKVVPWTCDDPATVEALMDLGVDGIITDYPDRVRRIMADRGMRLPRSYHPHGRA; encoded by the coding sequence ATGTCCGTACGACCCCTGCCCGCGCGACGCCTCCTCGCGCCGCTGCTCGCCGGCCTGGCCCTGCTGCCCGCGCTGCTGTCCCCGGGAGCCGCGCACGCGGCGCCGGACGCACACGCGCCGGTCCGTTTCGACCTCCAGGCGCACCGCGGCGGCCTCGGCATGACCACCGAGGAGTCACTGGAGGGCTTCGGCAAGGCGCTGCGGCTCGGGGTGTCCACACTGGAGCTGGACACCCAGGTCACCCGGGACCTGAAGGTGGTCGTCAACCACGACCGGCAGATCAGCGGCGTGAAGTGCCGGGACACCGGCCCGGTCACGCCCGGCGACCCGGTGTACCCGTACGTCGGCAAGTACATCAAGGATCTGACGCTGGCTCAGATCAGGACACTGGACTGCGGCTACCGGCAACTGCCCGGCTTCCCCGAGCAGGAGGTCGTCGTGGGCTTCCGGATGGTGGAGCTGAGGGACGTCCTGAACCTGGTCGAGCGCTACCGCGCACGGAGCGTGAAGCTCAACATCGAGACCAAGGTGGAGGCGGGCGCGCCCGAACAGACCGCGCCGCGCGAGGTGTTCGTCCGCCGGGTGTACGAGGAGATCCACCGCTCGGGCGTCGAGCGGCAGGTCACCATCCAGTCGTTCGACTGGGGCGCGCTGAAGGTGATGCACCGGCTCGCGCCGGCCTGGCCGCTGGTGGCGCTGACGAACCACGACTTCCTCCAGGTCGGCCGGCCGGGCGCGTCCCCGTGGCTCGGCGGGATCGACGCCGACGACTACGGCGGCGACTTCGTCCGGGCGGCGGCGACCCTGCCCGGCGTGACGACCCTCTCCCCCAACTACGGCTTCCCGCAGAGCGGCAAGGTCGGCGATGCGGGTTTCCGGTTCTACTCCGACGCGGCGATGGTCGCCGAGGCGCACGCCCGGGGACTGAAGGTGGTGCCGTGGACCTGTGACGACCCGGCGACCGTCGAGGCGCTGATGGACCTCGGCGTCGACGGGATCATCACCGACTACCCCGACCGGGTACGGCGGATCATGGCCGACCGGGGTATGCGGCTGCCGCGTTCCTACCACCCGCACGGCCGCGCCTGA
- a CDS encoding helix-turn-helix domain-containing protein, with protein sequence MTVETTWGGAPSVLRMILGRRLEELRTRAGLSYAEAGAAIGVSHSTIRRMEAAKVARLRLADAEKLLQVYGVVDREEIDTFLQSVREANKRGWWHTYRDILPHWLPAYLSLEQAALQLRGYENQFVHGLLQTEDYARALLAASYPHAPADITERRVALRTRRQQLLTGAEPPRLWVVMDETVLRRPLGGAEVMRAQIDHLIEVGRLPHVTVQIMPFANGPHPALWAGAFHLFRFRARELPDIAYLSGLASAQYLDKPDEVVVYREALDRLSAQAPSARTTETLLAALRKEW encoded by the coding sequence GTGACCGTGGAGACCACGTGGGGCGGCGCGCCCTCCGTGCTGCGCATGATCCTCGGCAGACGCCTGGAGGAACTGCGCACCCGGGCCGGGCTCAGCTATGCCGAGGCGGGCGCGGCCATCGGGGTCAGCCACTCCACGATCCGCCGCATGGAGGCCGCCAAGGTGGCCCGGCTGCGGCTCGCGGACGCCGAGAAACTCCTCCAAGTCTACGGCGTCGTGGACCGGGAGGAGATCGACACCTTCCTGCAGTCCGTGCGCGAGGCCAACAAACGCGGCTGGTGGCACACCTACCGCGACATCCTGCCCCACTGGCTGCCCGCCTACCTCAGCCTGGAGCAGGCGGCCCTGCAACTGCGCGGCTACGAGAACCAGTTCGTGCACGGCCTGCTCCAGACCGAGGACTACGCCCGCGCCCTGCTGGCCGCGTCCTACCCGCACGCGCCCGCCGACATCACCGAACGCCGGGTCGCGCTGCGCACCCGCCGCCAGCAGCTGCTGACCGGAGCGGAACCGCCGCGGCTGTGGGTGGTGATGGACGAGACCGTGCTGCGCCGGCCGCTCGGCGGCGCGGAGGTGATGCGTGCGCAGATCGACCACCTCATCGAGGTGGGCCGGCTGCCCCATGTCACCGTGCAGATCATGCCGTTCGCCAACGGACCGCATCCCGCGCTGTGGGCCGGCGCCTTCCACCTCTTCCGGTTCCGGGCCCGTGAACTGCCCGATATCGCCTACCTCAGCGGACTGGCCAGTGCGCAGTACCTGGACAAGCCCGACGAGGTGGTGGTCTACCGCGAGGCCCTGGACCGGCTGAGCGCCCAGGCGCCGTCCGCCCGCACGACCGAGACCCTGCTCGCCGCGCTGCGCAAGGAGTGGTGA
- a CDS encoding lysophospholipid acyltransferase family protein produces MLAAWAGALVPVFSDTSVTGAGNLTGPRGTGCVLAANHTSFFDPVLLIGTLHRLGLRPAVLATAGLWRVPLLGRALTREGYVPVHRGSRRAPDALRHAADALAAGRHVLVYPEGGLPRYRASHDRPPGRLKSGVVRLALSTGAPVIPVGHAGARRVSSGSRAKQLAGWATAPLRRPHVHVHIGPAVRLDTSDHPLDTLETALADAWTNAVRALAEAPDAGGADH; encoded by the coding sequence ATGCTGGCGGCGTGGGCCGGGGCCCTGGTGCCCGTTTTCAGCGACACGAGCGTGACCGGTGCCGGCAATCTGACGGGGCCGCGCGGCACCGGATGCGTCCTCGCCGCCAACCACACCTCGTTCTTCGACCCGGTCCTGCTCATCGGCACCCTGCACCGGCTCGGCCTGCGTCCCGCCGTGCTGGCCACGGCCGGACTGTGGCGGGTGCCGCTGCTGGGCCGGGCCCTCACCCGGGAGGGTTACGTTCCCGTGCACCGGGGCAGCCGCCGCGCCCCGGACGCCCTCCGGCACGCCGCCGACGCCCTGGCCGCCGGTCGGCACGTGCTCGTCTACCCCGAGGGCGGCCTGCCCCGCTACCGCGCCTCCCACGACCGTCCGCCCGGCCGCCTGAAGTCCGGGGTGGTCCGGCTCGCCCTGTCCACCGGCGCACCGGTGATACCGGTCGGACACGCCGGCGCCCGCCGCGTCTCCTCCGGCAGCCGCGCCAAGCAACTCGCCGGCTGGGCCACCGCGCCCCTGCGCCGCCCGCACGTCCACGTCCACATCGGCCCCGCCGTCCGCCTGGACACCTCCGACCACCCCCTGGACACCCTGGAAACCGCCCTCGCCGACGCCTGGACGAACGCGGTCCGGGCCCTGGCGGAGGCGCCGGACGCAGGCGGAGCGGACCACTGA
- a CDS encoding PP2C family protein-serine/threonine phosphatase produces MASRPGRARPRQPWQSARALPALPVALIAVITVVDMRAPYDVHLGPALVIAPALTPSFAGPRTTAGIGALAVAAQLLIGVTHGGLGTTNHIVQIVTLAVLVVLTVVYSALRERRQAQLARVRTVAEAAQHVLMWPLPERIGTLRIASLYLAAEDEAQIGGDLYAAAACDGTVRMLIGDVRGKGLPAIGEAALLLGAFRESAHRHIPLTELATALDQSITRYAAELDPPEEEGERFATALLVEIPDRDPVTRMTSCGHPPPLLLGPGHVVTAPALHPSPPLGVQYGIGHTLDVFSFEPGDTLLLYTDGVVEARDAHGRFYPLADRVARWTGDSPQALLHHLRRDLLAHAGGRLGDDAALVALHRAPAERRRHHG; encoded by the coding sequence ATGGCATCCCGGCCCGGACGCGCACGACCGCGGCAGCCGTGGCAGTCGGCGCGCGCGCTGCCGGCCCTCCCCGTCGCGCTCATCGCGGTGATCACCGTGGTGGACATGCGGGCGCCCTACGACGTCCACCTCGGCCCGGCCCTGGTGATCGCCCCCGCGCTCACTCCTTCCTTCGCCGGCCCCCGCACCACCGCCGGCATCGGTGCCCTCGCGGTCGCCGCGCAGCTGCTCATCGGCGTCACCCACGGCGGGCTCGGCACCACGAACCACATCGTGCAGATCGTCACCCTCGCCGTCCTCGTGGTGCTCACCGTCGTCTACAGCGCCCTGCGCGAGCGGCGGCAGGCGCAGCTGGCCCGGGTCCGCACGGTCGCCGAGGCCGCGCAGCACGTCCTGATGTGGCCGCTGCCCGAGCGCATCGGCACGCTGCGGATCGCCTCGCTGTACCTGGCCGCCGAGGACGAGGCCCAGATCGGCGGCGACCTGTACGCGGCGGCGGCGTGCGACGGCACGGTACGGATGCTGATCGGGGACGTCCGGGGCAAGGGGCTGCCCGCCATCGGGGAGGCGGCGCTGCTGCTCGGCGCCTTCCGGGAGAGCGCGCACCGGCACATCCCGCTGACGGAACTGGCCACCGCCCTGGACCAGAGCATCACCCGCTACGCCGCCGAGCTGGACCCGCCGGAGGAGGAGGGCGAGCGGTTCGCCACCGCGCTGCTCGTGGAGATCCCGGACCGCGACCCGGTGACCCGGATGACCAGCTGCGGCCATCCGCCGCCGCTGCTGCTGGGCCCCGGCCACGTCGTCACGGCCCCGGCCCTGCATCCGTCGCCGCCGCTCGGGGTGCAGTACGGCATCGGGCACACGCTGGACGTGTTCTCCTTCGAGCCGGGCGACACGCTGCTGCTGTACACCGACGGGGTCGTGGAGGCCCGGGACGCGCACGGCCGGTTCTATCCGCTCGCCGACCGGGTCGCGCGGTGGACCGGGGACAGCCCTCAGGCGCTGTTGCACCACCTGCGGCGCGACCTGCTCGCCCACGCCGGCGGCCGGCTCGGCGACGACGCCGCTCTCGTCGCCCTGCACCGCGCTCCCGCCGAGCGCCGCCGCCACCACGGGTGA
- a CDS encoding acyl-CoA desaturase codes for MSAEISDTVPPAAGGRSWPTGEQLMIGVFVAVPFLALLAAVPLAWRHGLSPVDLALAVAFYLVSGLGITVGFHRHFTHGSFKARRPLRIALALAGSLAVQGPLIIWVADHRKHHRYSDRDGDPHSPWRYGRSPRALAKGMLYAHLGWLFETEHASPCAYAPDLVRDRALMLISRRFGLLVLVSLALPALLGGALTRSWQGALTALFWAGLVRICLVHHVTWSINSICHVTGSRPFRSRDRSGNVWWLAPLSFGESWHNLHHADPTSARHGVLTGQLDAGARLIRWFERLGWAYDVRWPDRRRIARRKPDGDSPAGVSGPVRPPRG; via the coding sequence ATGTCCGCGGAGATCTCCGACACCGTCCCGCCGGCGGCCGGCGGCCGGTCCTGGCCCACCGGTGAGCAGCTGATGATCGGCGTCTTCGTCGCCGTACCGTTCCTCGCCCTGCTCGCCGCCGTGCCGCTGGCCTGGCGGCACGGGCTCAGCCCCGTCGACCTCGCGCTCGCCGTCGCCTTCTACCTGGTCAGCGGGCTCGGCATCACGGTCGGCTTCCACCGGCACTTCACGCACGGCTCGTTCAAGGCCCGCCGTCCGCTGCGGATCGCCCTGGCGCTGGCCGGCAGCCTCGCCGTACAGGGCCCGCTGATCATCTGGGTGGCCGATCACCGCAAGCACCACAGGTACTCCGACCGGGACGGCGACCCGCACTCGCCCTGGCGGTACGGCCGCTCGCCCCGCGCCCTCGCCAAGGGCATGCTCTACGCCCACCTCGGCTGGCTGTTCGAGACCGAGCACGCCTCGCCCTGCGCCTACGCGCCCGACCTCGTCCGCGACCGCGCCCTGATGCTGATCTCCCGCCGCTTCGGCCTGCTGGTGCTCGTCTCCCTCGCCCTGCCCGCCCTGCTCGGCGGGGCGCTCACCCGGTCCTGGCAGGGCGCGCTCACCGCCCTGTTCTGGGCCGGACTGGTCCGGATCTGCCTGGTCCACCACGTCACCTGGTCCATCAACTCCATCTGCCACGTGACCGGTTCCCGCCCCTTCCGCAGCCGGGACCGCTCGGGCAACGTGTGGTGGCTGGCCCCGCTGTCCTTCGGCGAGTCCTGGCACAACCTGCACCACGCCGACCCCACCAGCGCCCGGCACGGCGTGCTCACCGGCCAGCTCGACGCCGGTGCCCGGCTGATCCGCTGGTTCGAACGCCTCGGCTGGGCCTACGACGTGCGCTGGCCGGACCGACGCCGCATCGCCCGGCGCAAACCGGACGGCGACAGCCCGGCCGGGGTCAGCGGACCCGTTCGGCCGCCGCGCGGGTGA
- a CDS encoding cytochrome P450, with amino-acid sequence MDFLAAYDAVPRDDVPQRVALLRRAMATGRAALFAELRAHRPVFRTPVGVFVTRHPDVLEVLSAPETFTVGVFGPVLEDVLGGPFVLARDGADLHWRERGYGQLMLAAEDAPRVRELTARIADEVLDEATGRGADTFDLVQDYARLAAARVAVAYLGFTGIEEETLHSCTRRMQWAFAVNPDRDPGIHAAGVAAGRELRDRVAEVIARRRTAPRGDGPDDVLGRMLDTRLPAGYGFDDERVNANLVGYLTGYQQNATQCTATALKELAVRPEVLAEAERAAGESDPSRFDAYVWEALRFHPFVPVTPRLCVRDHLLAAGTGRQTLIPAKSVVLACFASAMFDEDVLDAPGEFRPGRPPAHNLVLGYGAHDCVGRYAARVIVPELVRRVLLRPGVRPLPGAERALDYAGTPFPQHYTVRSGRSAVAAP; translated from the coding sequence ATGGACTTTCTCGCCGCGTACGACGCGGTCCCGCGGGACGACGTCCCGCAGCGGGTGGCCCTGCTGCGGCGGGCCATGGCGACCGGCAGGGCGGCCCTGTTCGCCGAGCTGCGCGCGCACCGGCCGGTGTTCCGCACGCCCGTCGGTGTGTTCGTCACCCGGCACCCCGATGTGCTGGAGGTGCTGTCGGCGCCGGAGACGTTCACCGTGGGGGTGTTCGGCCCGGTGCTGGAGGACGTGCTCGGCGGGCCGTTCGTCCTCGCCCGGGACGGCGCGGACCTGCACTGGCGGGAGCGCGGTTACGGGCAGCTGATGCTCGCCGCCGAGGACGCGCCCCGGGTACGGGAACTCACCGCGCGGATCGCCGACGAGGTGCTGGACGAGGCGACCGGCCGGGGCGCGGACACCTTCGACCTCGTCCAGGACTACGCCCGGCTGGCCGCCGCCCGGGTCGCCGTCGCCTATCTCGGCTTCACCGGCATCGAGGAGGAGACGCTGCACTCCTGCACGCGCCGGATGCAGTGGGCGTTCGCCGTCAACCCCGACCGCGACCCCGGGATCCACGCGGCGGGCGTGGCCGCCGGCCGGGAACTGCGCGACCGGGTCGCCGAGGTGATCGCCCGCCGCCGGACCGCGCCGCGCGGTGACGGTCCGGACGACGTGCTGGGCCGGATGCTGGACACCCGGCTGCCCGCCGGATACGGCTTCGACGACGAGCGGGTCAACGCCAACCTGGTCGGCTACCTGACGGGCTATCAGCAGAACGCCACCCAGTGCACGGCCACCGCGCTCAAGGAACTCGCCGTGCGCCCCGAGGTGTTGGCGGAGGCGGAACGCGCGGCGGGCGAGAGCGACCCGTCCCGCTTCGACGCCTATGTGTGGGAGGCGCTGCGCTTCCATCCGTTCGTGCCGGTCACACCCCGGCTGTGCGTACGCGACCACCTGCTGGCCGCGGGCACCGGCCGGCAGACCCTCATCCCGGCCAAGAGCGTGGTGCTGGCCTGCTTCGCGTCGGCGATGTTCGACGAGGACGTGCTCGACGCACCCGGCGAGTTCCGGCCCGGACGTCCGCCCGCGCACAACCTCGTCCTCGGCTACGGCGCCCACGACTGCGTCGGCCGGTACGCGGCCCGGGTCATCGTGCCCGAGCTGGTGCGGCGGGTGCTGCTGCGCCCCGGCGTGCGTCCGCTGCCCGGCGCCGAACGCGCCCTGGACTACGCGGGCACCCCGTTCCCGCAGCACTACACCGTGCGCTCCGGCCGCAGCGCCGTGGCCGCGCCCTGA